The following nucleotide sequence is from Dehalogenimonas sp. THU2.
ACCCTCTATCTAAATAGTAGCAAAGTTAAACAAAAATATCAAGAATACTGACGCAATAAGAGAGATATATAGGCAAAAATACGGCAATTTACCGTTGACAAATAACCTCGAGGGATCAGGTTATTTCGCGCAGGCGATCTGAGACTGTGGCATAATCATTCGGTTAAATACCATGCCGGATGATTGCGGCCGCCTGGGCTTCCTGAATGTGGCACAGGGCGCAGGCCAATGCGTCGGCGGCGTCGGAGGTAGCGGGGAGGTCGGTCAGGTTCAACTGGAGCATCACCATACGGGCCACTTGATCCTTGGACGAGGCGCCGGAACCGGTGATGTGGGACTTGATGCGGGCTGGGGGGTATTCGAAAACATCGAGTCCTGCGTTGGCGGCGGCCAGTATGGCTACCGCCTGGGCCTTGCCGATGGTGAAAGCTGAGCGGGCGTTCTCAGAGAAAAAAGGGCTCTCCACGGCGGCGCAGTCCGGGTGGTGGGTGTTGATCACCTTTACCAGCTCGGCGTAGAGGTGTTTCAATTTTTCGGCCATCGGGAGCTTTTCGGAGCAGCTTACGGTGCCGCAGGTGACATAAATCACCGTCGAGCCTTCGGAGTCGATGATCCCGTAGCCGAGACGGCGGGTGCCGGGGTCAATGCCCAGAATTCTCACTTAAGCCGCCTGGAACTTCTCCACTACCGCCGGGTCGAAATCGGCGTTGGAATAGACGTTTTGCACGTCTTCCAGTTCCTCCATAGCGGTCAGTAGTTTGAGAGCCTGCATCGCCGTGTCTTCGTCAAGTTCGATCAGCGTCTTGGGGTGCATATCCATGCCGGCGGACTCGATGGTCAGGCCTTTGGCCTCCAGCGCCAGGCGTACCTTCTCCAACTGGTCCGGCGCGGTAACAACTTCCATATATTCTTCATCGTCGGTCTTGACGTCCTCGGCGCCGGCGTCGATGACCTCGAGTGTCAGTTCGTCCGTATCCCGGCCGTCTGTTTTGACGGTGATGCTGCCTTTGGGTTCGAAGATCCAGGACACACACCCGGCTTCGCCCATGGCGCCGCCGCTCTTGGTGAAGAGGTGCCGGACCTCCTGGATGGCACGGTTGCGGTTGTCGGAAACGGCATGAACCAGCACCGCCACGCCGCCGGGCCCGTAACCTTCCAGCGTCAGTTCGAGGAGGGTTTCACCTTCAAGCTGGCCGCTGCCTTTCTTTATGGCGCGTTCGATGTTATCGGACGGCATGCGGGCGTCCTTGGCCTTTTGAACGGCCAGGCGCAGGCGGGCATTCATGTCCGGGTCCGGGCCGCCTTCCTTGGCGGAGAGAATGATCTCACGGGAAAGCTTGGTGAATATCTGGCCGCGCTTGGCGTCGGCGGCGCCTTTCTGATGTTTGATGGTAGCCCACTTGGAATGTCCGGACATATCGTGCTCCTTGCGGTTAACGTTCGTTCGATTGCTATTCTAACACTTCGGGTAGGTGAATTAAACGGAATCCGCGAAATGAACCCGTTGTTGGATGGAGCTACATTCGGATATTACAGGAAGCGTCATCGCCATTGACTGATTATTGCTTCGGCTTTAGAATGGGTTACCCGTGTTGGTCTGGAGGCTTGGTGACCGAACCCCGCAAATTTAATAAGTGGCATGTCCTGGCGGTGATTTCCGCCGCTCTGTTCATGATCAACCTTGACGTCACCATCGTCAATATAGCTTTACCGAGCATCATGGAGCGCCTCGCCGCCTCTCTGGCTGACGCTGAGTGGGTGCTCAATGTTTATATCCTGATATTTGCCGTGCTTCTGATCACCATGGGGCGGCTGGGTGATATCTTTGGCCGGAAGCGCCTGTTTACCGGAGGACTGGTGCTGTTCACCGTTGCGTCACTGTTATGCGGGCTAGCGCCCAGTATCGAATGGCTGATCGGCGCCCGCGCGCTCCAGGCTATCGGCGGAGCCGCGATGATGCCGGCCACCCTGTCTATTCTGAATGTCACCTTCCATGGCGGGCAGCGGGGACTCGCCATGGGTATCTGGGGTGCCACGGCCGGGGCGGCGGCGGCGCTGGGGCCTATCATCGGCGGGTTGCTGGTGGGCGGACCGGGCTGGGAGTGGGTCTTCCTGGTGAACCTGCCGGTCGGCATCCTTGCCCTAGCGGCAGCGGTAAAAATCGTCCCGGAAACGAAAGATCCCGGGACCAGCCGACGGATAGACGTACCCGGGATCCTGGCCGCATCGGTAGGGCTGGGAACGCTCACCTATGCCCTTGTTGAGGGTCAGGCCTTTGGTTGGACATCGCCGCTTATCCTGAGCTTGTTTGGTGTAAGCCTGGCGGCATTGATTTTATTCGTCTTTATAGAGGCCGGGAGTCCGACGCCGCTAATCGAACTCAACCTCTTCCGTAATCTTTCCTTCTCCGCCGGGAATTTCCTGGGATTGATCGTCATGTTCAGCCTGGTGGGCACAATATTCTTATCGGTGATGTATCTCCAGGCGGTCAGGGATTATTCCCCCATGACCACAGGGTTGATCGTGCTGCCTATGCCGCTGGCGCTTATGGTGATCTCTCCGATTGCGGGGCGTTTGGCTGACTATATTCGGATGCGATGGTTGATGTCGGCGGGTATGCTGATGGTGGCGCTGGCACTGTCACTTTTGTCCCAGGTGACACCCGAGATCGATGGCCGAATGCTTGCCTGGCCGCTGGGTTTGGCGGGATTGGGCTTGGGGCTGGTCATGGCGCCGCTGGGGGCGGTAGTGATGGCATCAGTTCCGGTGGCCAGATCAGGGGCAGCCTCTGGAGTGCTGACTACCATGCGTCAGACCGGAGCGGTGCTGGGCATAGCGGTGCTGGGGGCGGTGCTGCAGTTTCACATGGTCAATAATCTCAGGTTGTTCTTTGCCGGCATACCGTTCATGCCGCAGGAAGCCAAGGACGCTATCATCGAAGGGGTGAGCAAGGGGGGAATGGGGGCAGTGGCCACGGTCAATGCCCCGAGTTTTCTTCAGACGCTCATCGCCGAGGTGATGACGGAACAGTTCACCCTGGCCTTGAGTTCGGCCATGACTGTGGCGATGTACGTTTGTATTGGCGGGGCGGTTGTGGCTCTTTTCATCAACCACCGGCCGCGGCATAAGACCGGGGCGATATCCCCAACCACCGTCCGGGATGTTTAGCGGATAAAATCCACCGCTATTCCTTAGCGACCATAACCTCGGTCGATTTGATGATCGCCGTTACAGTATCACCGGCTTTCAGTTTCATACCTTCAGCCGAAGCGCGGGAGATGAGGCTGACGATCTCGATACCGGCGGCTGAAACTATCACTTCCGCCATGACGGTGCCGAGTTTGACTTCCTTGACTGTGCCCTTGAACTGATTGCGTGCGCTGATCATGTTTGCCTCCTTTGATTTGCTGCTTTTATTATACACCCGGGTGTTCACAAGTCGTAGAGGGATTTGAAAGCCAAATCCGGCCACAAAAGGAAATTCTCCGGGCTTCCGACGCGTGCCAACCGTCCGTCCAGTATGAAAGCTATCCGGTCGGCCATGTCCATGGCTTCTTCCAGATCATGGGTGACATGGATGCAGGTGAACCCCAACTCCCGCTGTAGTTTTTTCATGTGCGCCCGGGAACCGCGGCGCAATGAGGCATCCATGGAGCTGAATGGTTCATCCAGCAGCAGCAGCCAGGGACTTGTAATGAGGGACCGTGCGAGGGCTACGTTCTGGCGCTCGCCGCCACTCAACGTACCTGGTCTGCGACCCAGCAGGTGTTCTATGTTTATCAATTGGCAAATTCTGTCGAGGGAAGCTTCGATAACATCACGGGACCGGCGCTGCATTTTGAGACCGAAGCAGACATTGTCATGGACGGTCAGATGGGGAAAGAGCATCTGGTCCTGGTAGACTAAAGACAGTCCCCGCTCCTCCGGATTCAGGCCACACAGATTGGTACCGTCGCGCCGAATGGTGCCTCGCTCCGGGCGGCGCAGTCCGGCAATAGTTTCCAGCAGTACCGTCTTGCCGGAACCGGTAGGACCAAGCAGCACCAGGTACTCTCCGGTCTTGATCTCCAGATTGATCTCTCTTAGTTTAAAGGCGCCGGCGTTGACCGACAGGTCCTCAATAACCAGCATTTGCCCCCCGGCTCAGCAGCAGCCTGATGCCGATGAAAATGATCAGCGAGATGATGACCAGCAGCGCGGCAATGGGAACGGTGGCCGCCAGACCCTGGGTCTGAAATCGTTCATACACCAGGACCGGCGCGATCATGGGATGATAGGCCAGGATAATGACGGCGCCGAACTCGCTCATGCTCCGAGCCCACATCATAAGGCCGCCGCTTAAAATGTTGCGCCGGGCCAGCGGCAGGGCGACCTGGATGAAAGCCTGAGAGGGGGAGGCGCCCAGAGTCCGGGCGACGCCGATCAGCCGGTCATCAATGCGGCTGAAGCCATCGCGGGCGGCGTTCAACAGGAACGGCACGCTGACGAAGAGCATGGCGATGATGATCCCGGCTATGGAATCGACGAATTCGATGCCAACATCCTCGAATCTCTGGCCGACCCAGAAACTGCGGCCGAAGACGAAGAGAAGAGCGATGCCGGCAGCGGAATGGGGAATGACTACCGGCAGGTTGACCACCCCTTCCAGCAGCCGTTTACCGGGGAACCGGTAGTGGGCTAACAGGTAGGCCAGGGGCACGCCCAAAACCAAACCGATCGCCGTAGCCGCCAGGGCGGCCAGGATAGTCAGGCCGATGGAACTCATGACCACGCTGTCGGTCAGTGTCTCCAACAGCCGTCCGGTCTCAGCGGAGAAGATCAGTCGGCCCAGCGGCAGGACGATGAAAAGGACCAGGGTCGCCCCCAGCAAGGAAAATACCACCGGCAGCCACGAATTCTTTGGGCGTCTTCGACTCTTAGCCATCAATTCGGGTGGACCATCGGATTACCTGAACAGGTTTTTCAAATCGTCCGGCAGGGAGGCCGGGTTGTCACAGCGCGGGGGTATGAGAGGGGGGTGTGAGTGCTCGTTCATGATGGCCTGCCCTTCCGCGCTCAACAGGAATTCGATGAACAGCGCCGCTTCATCCGGGTGGGAGGCGGAGGCGGGGATGGTAATACCGTAGAAGATGGGTTCGCCGAGGAAAACGGGGGTGACAGAGGCGAAGCGCCGGAAGTCCAGGGTGACTTTAACCGTGGAATACAAATCCTGGAACTCTTCACGGCTGAAGTCGATCTCCGGCGGCAGCGCCAGGAAATTCAAGCCATGCTGTTCGGCTACGCTCTCGTACTCGAAGGCGTAATCGATTTGGCCCGCCTCGAGCAGGGACAGCAACTGGACAGAGAAACCCCTCAGGGCGATATGCCGGGTCCGCGCCTCGATGAGTTCCGGAACGACGATGTTAAAACCGTTCCCTTCATCCAGCGAGCGTACCGGCCCGGTGAGGTTGAAGGTGAAGAGATTCTCGAAGATGGTGTTGTCGTCGTAGTAAGCTTCCGCGAGTTGGGCAATCATCAGTGTACGGTAACCCACCGCATCCAGCCGGGGGTCGGCCAAACCCAGCCGGACCTCTTCCCGGTTCAATATCTCGAACCAGTTGCCGGCGTCAATCTCATCGCTGTAAAGACTGTCATCTGTATAAGCGATGCCGAGCCGGTTGCCGGCGAACTGGATCGTCCAATCGGCGTAGGACTCGGTGGTGTTCGGCAATAGTGTGGGATACATGAGGAGCGGAATGAGCGAATAGTCCGCCACAGCCACCACATCGATGTCGTCATGAATCTCGGTGACATGGCGTATCACCTGGATGCTGCCATGGCCTTCCATGAGGACATCGATATGGGGATATTTGCTCTCAAAGGCTTTTTCAATAGCCTCGAAGGGCACCAGCAGACTGCCGGCTTCAAAAACTACCAGCTTCGTACTAGTTTGCTCGCCGCTGCAACCGGTAGACGCCGGGAGGGTACACGACGCTACCAGGAGACCTGCCAACAACAGTCCGATCCGCTTCATTCCGCTCTCTCCGGGGTAAACATTATGGGAAGATGATCTTGATCGATACAATCAGACTGACCATCTGGCCTTTGGTTAGGCCTTCGCCGACCAGTCGCAGCGGGAAGAAGGCTTCTGACAACATTTCACCGTTCATCTTGAAAGCGACGATTATCTTGTCATTGCGCTTTACCAGTTCGGAGGAGATGGTCCGGGAGAAACCGTCGGATGCGGTAACCTGGATCTGGTATCCGGCATTCGCCAGGTCGTCGTTGAAGGCGATATCGCGCTGGTGCTTCTGGCCGTCGTCGACCCAGCCCAGCAGGCGCCACAGGGGGATACCCTGCCAGACGTTGCCATCCGGGTCGGTCCATTCCGCGCCGTGGCAGCCGGGGGTAGCGCCGGATTCGAAAGTGGCGTAATCCATCTCTTCGGTGATGCCACCTTCCAACATGAGGGTCCAGGTGGCGGCCGCCTCGATAATCTCGATCTTGGTGACCCATTTGACCCACCAGTGGCCTTCGGTGACGGTGGTATCATTAGCTAGGATGACCATGCGAAGGGGGCCGTCGGAATCCGGGATTTCATTGCCTGACTGTTCGTAAGCGATGATGGGGATCAGGGGCGGGGGATTGGAAAGTTCATTACCGCTGGCCACGTCGAAGGCGGTGAAGTAGCCTTCCGTGATCTGACGGTGGGACAGCGTCATGGTGTAGCCGTCCTTGGCTTCCACGCGTACGGCGTTAGCTTCGGTGATGCCACCGATCTGGCTGAGCAGGTCGGCGATGGATACGCCCTTGAATCCCTGGGGAGCGATGATGCGGCCGGTGGAGTTCATAAGGCCAGCCTGTCCATCTTTGGCGCTTAGTGCCTTGAGCTGGTTGAAGGTCAATTCCTTGGTCTGGGTGCCGTTGACCAGTGTCAGGACCAACGGGGAGTCATCGACGGTCGGAGTTGCTTCCTTCGGAGTGCAACCGCCCGCGATAGCCATGAGCAGAGCCAGTGTGGTGGCAACGATGATAAGGGGCTTGAGTTTCCTGAGCCAGGTACGCATAGAACCTCCTGAGAATCTTCTACTGCGCGCCTTGACGGAGGTAACTCTTCGTTAAATGGAGAAGGGATAGCTATGCAGCCATACCAATGAAATGAAAAAAAGAGACACTTATAGAATCAAGCGTCTCTTCAGGTGCAATACCAAACTTTCACTGGCTCTCCTCTTTCCAAATACGGGAGGCACCGGTGTTTCCACCTGTACCCTCGGAGCTTTGCAGCTCACCGGTTCCGCAACCATGACATTTGTTTTAGGTCGTCGGAACTCGAAGAGTTACCGCCATTTCGGCGGAGTTGAAGGGGATTATAACAGCGCGTTTCTTAGATGTCAAAAGGCTTTGGTGTC
It contains:
- the ruvC gene encoding crossover junction endodeoxyribonuclease RuvC — encoded protein: MRILGIDPGTRRLGYGIIDSEGSTVIYVTCGTVSCSEKLPMAEKLKHLYAELVKVINTHHPDCAAVESPFFSENARSAFTIGKAQAVAILAAANAGLDVFEYPPARIKSHITGSGASSKDQVARMVMLQLNLTDLPATSDAADALACALCHIQEAQAAAIIRHGI
- a CDS encoding YebC/PmpR family DNA-binding transcriptional regulator, which gives rise to MSGHSKWATIKHQKGAADAKRGQIFTKLSREIILSAKEGGPDPDMNARLRLAVQKAKDARMPSDNIERAIKKGSGQLEGETLLELTLEGYGPGGVAVLVHAVSDNRNRAIQEVRHLFTKSGGAMGEAGCVSWIFEPKGSITVKTDGRDTDELTLEVIDAGAEDVKTDDEEYMEVVTAPDQLEKVRLALEAKGLTIESAGMDMHPKTLIELDEDTAMQALKLLTAMEELEDVQNVYSNADFDPAVVEKFQAA
- a CDS encoding DHA2 family efflux MFS transporter permease subunit, producing MTEPRKFNKWHVLAVISAALFMINLDVTIVNIALPSIMERLAASLADAEWVLNVYILIFAVLLITMGRLGDIFGRKRLFTGGLVLFTVASLLCGLAPSIEWLIGARALQAIGGAAMMPATLSILNVTFHGGQRGLAMGIWGATAGAAAALGPIIGGLLVGGPGWEWVFLVNLPVGILALAAAVKIVPETKDPGTSRRIDVPGILAASVGLGTLTYALVEGQAFGWTSPLILSLFGVSLAALILFVFIEAGSPTPLIELNLFRNLSFSAGNFLGLIVMFSLVGTIFLSVMYLQAVRDYSPMTTGLIVLPMPLALMVISPIAGRLADYIRMRWLMSAGMLMVALALSLLSQVTPEIDGRMLAWPLGLAGLGLGLVMAPLGAVVMASVPVARSGAASGVLTTMRQTGAVLGIAVLGAVLQFHMVNNLRLFFAGIPFMPQEAKDAIIEGVSKGGMGAVATVNAPSFLQTLIAEVMTEQFTLALSSAMTVAMYVCIGGAVVALFINHRPRHKTGAISPTTVRDV
- a CDS encoding TOBE domain-containing protein; this translates as MISARNQFKGTVKEVKLGTVMAEVIVSAAGIEIVSLISRASAEGMKLKAGDTVTAIIKSTEVMVAKE
- a CDS encoding ATP-binding cassette domain-containing protein yields the protein MLVIEDLSVNAGAFKLREINLEIKTGEYLVLLGPTGSGKTVLLETIAGLRRPERGTIRRDGTNLCGLNPEERGLSLVYQDQMLFPHLTVHDNVCFGLKMQRRSRDVIEASLDRICQLINIEHLLGRRPGTLSGGERQNVALARSLITSPWLLLLDEPFSSMDASLRRGSRAHMKKLQRELGFTCIHVTHDLEEAMDMADRIAFILDGRLARVGSPENFLLWPDLAFKSLYDL
- a CDS encoding ABC transporter permease, giving the protein MAKSRRRPKNSWLPVVFSLLGATLVLFIVLPLGRLIFSAETGRLLETLTDSVVMSSIGLTILAALAATAIGLVLGVPLAYLLAHYRFPGKRLLEGVVNLPVVIPHSAAGIALLFVFGRSFWVGQRFEDVGIEFVDSIAGIIIAMLFVSVPFLLNAARDGFSRIDDRLIGVARTLGASPSQAFIQVALPLARRNILSGGLMMWARSMSEFGAVIILAYHPMIAPVLVYERFQTQGLAATVPIAALLVIISLIIFIGIRLLLSRGANAGY
- the wtpA gene encoding tungstate ABC transporter substrate-binding protein WtpA, producing the protein MKRIGLLLAGLLVASCTLPASTGCSGEQTSTKLVVFEAGSLLVPFEAIEKAFESKYPHIDVLMEGHGSIQVIRHVTEIHDDIDVVAVADYSLIPLLMYPTLLPNTTESYADWTIQFAGNRLGIAYTDDSLYSDEIDAGNWFEILNREEVRLGLADPRLDAVGYRTLMIAQLAEAYYDDNTIFENLFTFNLTGPVRSLDEGNGFNIVVPELIEARTRHIALRGFSVQLLSLLEAGQIDYAFEYESVAEQHGLNFLALPPEIDFSREEFQDLYSTVKVTLDFRRFASVTPVFLGEPIFYGITIPASASHPDEAALFIEFLLSAEGQAIMNEHSHPPLIPPRCDNPASLPDDLKNLFR
- a CDS encoding molybdopterin-dependent oxidoreductase; this encodes MRTWLRKLKPLIIVATTLALLMAIAGGCTPKEATPTVDDSPLVLTLVNGTQTKELTFNQLKALSAKDGQAGLMNSTGRIIAPQGFKGVSIADLLSQIGGITEANAVRVEAKDGYTMTLSHRQITEGYFTAFDVASGNELSNPPPLIPIIAYEQSGNEIPDSDGPLRMVILANDTTVTEGHWWVKWVTKIEIIEAAATWTLMLEGGITEEMDYATFESGATPGCHGAEWTDPDGNVWQGIPLWRLLGWVDDGQKHQRDIAFNDDLANAGYQIQVTASDGFSRTISSELVKRNDKIIVAFKMNGEMLSEAFFPLRLVGEGLTKGQMVSLIVSIKIIFP